One region of Juglans regia cultivar Chandler chromosome 4, Walnut 2.0, whole genome shotgun sequence genomic DNA includes:
- the LOC108995191 gene encoding PRA1 family protein B4-like, producing MSSTTSPPVLPISVPESQSQSQSQSQPPIATPAFRSFITHISDSVRHGISQRRPWSELADRSAFSKPESFSDATLRVRKNYSYFRVNYLSVIAVILAFSLVSHPFSLLVLLGLLSAWLFLYLFRPSDQPLVLFGRAFSDKETLGILTVSSLFVVFLTTVGSLLISALLVGVAVVCAHGAFRVPEDLFLDEQENPATGFLSFLGGAASNAAVAAAPVVAAARV from the coding sequence ATGTCGTCCACTACATCTCCTCCCGTGCTCCCCATCTCCGTCCCCGAATCTCAATCCCAATCCCAATCCCAGTCCCAACCCCCAATCGCCACCCCTGCCTTCCGTTCCTTCATCACCCACATCTCCGACTCCGTCCGCCACGGGATCTCCCAGCGCCGGCCCTGGTCCGAACTCGCCGACCGTTCCGCCTTCTCCAAGCCCGAGTCTTTCTCCGATGCCACCCTTCGCGTCCGCAAGAACTACTCCTACTTTCGCGTCAACTACCTCTCCGTCATTGCCGTCATCCTCGCCTTCTCGCTCGTCTCCCATCCCTTCTCTCTTCTCGTCCTCCTCGGCCTCCTCTCTGCCTGGCTGTTCCTCTACCTCTTCCGCCCCTCCGATCAGCCACTCGTTCTCTTCGGCCGCGCGTTTTCCGACAAGGAAACCCTCGGTATTTTAACCGTATCTAGCCTCTTCGTCGTCTTCCTCACTACCGTCGGATCGCTACTTATTTCCGCACTCCTCGTTGGCGTTGCCGTTGTCTGCGCCCACGGCGCTTTTAGGGTTCCCGAGGACCTCTTCCTTGACGAGCAGGAGAATCCCGCAACCGGATTCCTCTCTTTCCTCGGTGGTGCCGCCTCCAACGCTGCCGTCGCCGCTGCACCCGTCGTTGCCGCTGCACGCGTCTGA
- the LOC108995141 gene encoding uncharacterized protein LOC108995141, producing MDSLEEKWKGLRLLEDENASIELDEDTTTELIYKEQRTVLGKIFSSRIISKEVLGSTMAKVWKISKAAKFTEVCPNTFAIIFENVADKMRVWEGRPWLFDNQVLVMKEFEGYKPLHSVSFDSECFWIRIHNLPISCMTKVKGEQIGGTVGKVERVDVQEDGSGWGNFLRVQVLLDLTKPVARGRTLTVRGNRFWAPFSYEKLPKICFSCGCMVHGVNGCSGGQGNNEEMEDKWKRESEKKENLETRAGAKEGKNGLGSDEDEGQTRKKEKGREESEGGKDLEEENGDREDEGMMRRGEERWDKQATEEESENMVDKALEETYGQMVEVSSEGKGGIGVEDHPKKKGEWKRRARAKGKQVVSDYPIPPNIMKILSWNCRGLGNPRTVQDLYNMVEKNKPSLVFVMETKSLKKSFDSLRRRLQCEGCFVVEAVGKGGGLVLLWNSDVRAEIVNYSQSHINVWIEEEGEKKWLLTCFYGQPDTNKRKESWSLLNSLKPAANIGWCIVGDFNEILTNDEKWGGRARPEGQMELFREVMNEGNLYDLGWKGDKFTWSNSHGDDTFTKERLDRAVATPEWMNIYRETWVEVMVTSTSDHKPLLLHVLKKKGRNWNSQRAFKYEAS from the exons ATGGACTCTCTGGAGGAGAAATGGAAGGGACTGAGACTTCTGGAAGATGAGAATGCTAGCATTGAGCTCGATGAGGATACCACGACTGAGTTGATCTACAAAGAACAGAGAACTGTGTTGGGGAAGATCttttcatcaagaataatcagtAAGGAAGTTTTGGGGTCGACAATGGCAAAAGTCTGGAAGATTAGCAAAGCAGCGAAGTTTACAGAGGTATGCCCGAATACCTTTGCTATTATCTTTGAAAATGTTGCTGATAAAATGAGAGTTTGGGAAGGGAGGCCTTGGTTGTTTGATAACCAGGTCCTAGTGATGAAAGAGTTTGAGGGGTACAAACCGTTACATAGTGTATCCTTTGACTCTGAATGCTTTTGGATTAGAATCCATAACCTGCCTATTTCCTGTATGACAAAAGTTAAGGGTGAACAAATCGGGGGTACGGTAGGGAAGGTAGAGAGGGTGGATGTTCAAGAAGATGGGAGTGGATGGGGAAATTTCTTGAGGGTTCAAGTCCTCTTGGACCTAACAAAACCTGTAGCAAGGGGGAGAACTTTAACTGTGAGAGGGAATAGATTCTGGGCCCCATTCAGTTATGAGAAGCTACCAAAAATCTGCTTCTCATGTGGATGTATGGTTCATGGAGTGAATGGATGCAGTGGAGGTCAAGGGAACAATGAGGAAATGGAAGA CAAatggaaaagagagagtgaaaaaaaggaaaatttagaGACTAGGGCTGgagcaaaagaaggaaaaaatggtTTGGGgagtgatgaagatgagggacaaactagaaagaaagaaaaaggaagggaaGAGAGTGAGGGAGGAAAAGATTTGGAGGAAGAAAATGGGGATAGAGAAGATGAAGGGATGATGAGAAGGGGAGAAGAGAGGTGGGATAAGCAGGCAACAGAGGAGGAGTCTGAGAACATGGTGGACAAGGCTTTAGAAGAGACTTATGGACAAATGGTGGAGGTTTCATCAGAAGGTAAAGGGGGGATTGGGGTAGAGGACCATCCAAAAAAGAAGGGAGAATGGAAGAGGAGAGCTAGAGCAAAAGGGAAGCAAGTGGTTTCAGACTATccca TCCCGCCAAACATTATGAAAATCCtcagttggaactgccgagggttGGGGAAtcctcggacagttcaagatcTCTACAATATGGTAGAGAAAAATAAACCCAGCTTAGTTTTTGTGATGGAAactaagtctttaaaaaaaagttttgataGTTTGAGGAGAAGGCTTCAATGTGAAGGCTGTTTTGTGGTTGAAGCAGTTGGAAAAGGGGGTGGTTTAGTTCTGTTATGGAACTCAGATGTGAGGGCTGAGATTGTGAATTACTCACAAAGCCATATTAATGTTTGGATCGAAGAGGAAGGGGAGAAAAAATGGTTACTAACCTGTTTCTATGGGCAACCAGATACCAATAAGAGAAAGGAATCTTGGTCCTTGTTGAATTCTCTTAAACCAGCAGCTAATATTGGATGGTGCATAgtgggagattttaatgaaatacttACTAATGATGAAAAGTGGGGGGGAAGAGCAAGACCAGAAGGCCAAATGGAATTATTTAGAGAGGTTATGAATGAAGGCAATCTTTATGATCTTGGTTGGAAAGGTGATAAATTTACATGGAGTAATTCTCATGGAGATGACACCTTCACTAAGGAAAGATTAGATAGGGCTGTGGCAACCCCTGAGTGGATGAACATATATAGAGAAACGTGGGTGGAAGTTATGGTGACAAGCACTTCAGACCATAAACCCTTACTATTGCATGTTCTAAAGAAGAAGGGCAGAAACTGGAACAGTCAGAGGGCTTTTAAATATGAGGCAAGCTAG
- the LOC108995102 gene encoding kelch-like protein 4, which translates to MAAGRKTQTFFASKSIPSSPDLVSSSSSVRNLGKNHLGGVIFGCNNNTIKECLLKQLFGLPAQHFSYVKNIDPGLPLFLFNYSNRKLSGIFEAASPGQMNINPYGWTTDGSERTLYPAQVQILVRKHCQPLPENQFKPIISDNYYTETHFWFELDHAQATRLMSLFAPLAVAPSTSVPRNTAKWRAIFQAFPLNDVVEKGEGFKPLTLEIKHSNHSSQKLDVAYAFDGYNQISEAHSDVKLVEQDEKEVIVMKLKELARCREHQDLPTLRNVEDTAVMNGIQLEHKYFQREQTGAEDKNEDNPQSSSECQSIITQLIQEVQELKAFNTEQTQKIGILEQKLMEAEMEILLLKDHRVMLEPVSNPSDTLGNDTIIEAIDELHMDQSVSNPSEELVNETVIDSLDELHLDPNESIYLIGGYDGESWLSSLNSYHPSQDMIKSLRPMSSVRSYSSAAQLNGELYVFGGGNGYVWYDTVESYNPANDEWTLQPPLNQEKGSLAGATIDNKIFAIGGGNGMKSFSEVEMLDLDIGRWISTRSMLEKRFALAAAELNGVLYATGGYDGNDYLNSAERFDPREHSWTRIASMNTKRGSHSLVVFNEKLYALGGYDGNTMVPSVEIFDPRQGSWICGEPMVNPRGYSAAGVIKDSIYVIGGIKMCGTVIDTVETYKDGQGWQETHTKALGKRCFTSAIVCSHDVEGQGGFT; encoded by the exons ATGGCTGCAGGGAGGAAAACACAGACATTTTTTGCTAGCAAAAGTATACCTTCATCTCCAGATCTGGTGAGCAGCTCTTCATCTGTAAGAAATTTGGGAAAGAATCACCTGGGCGGGGTCATATTTGGTTGCAACAACAATACCATTAAGGAATGTCTCCTTAAACAACTCTTTG GCCTACCAGCTCAGCACTTTTCATATGTGAAGAATATTGATCCTGGCTTACCACTCTTCCTATTCAACTACAGTAACAGAAAACTTAGTGGAATCTTTGAGGCTGCCAGCCCTGGCCAAATGAATATTAACCCTTACGGCTGGACCACTGATGGTTCAGAGAGAACATTATATCCTGCACAG GTTCAGATCCTTGTCCGCAAGCATTGCCAGCCACTGCCTGAAAATCAGTTTAAACCAATAATTTCTGACAACTACTACACTGAGACACATTTCTGGTTTGAGCTAGACCACGCTCAAGCAACTAGACTCATGTCCTTATTTGCACCTTTAGCAGTTGCTCCAAGTACTTCTGTACCACGGAATACTGCAAAGTGGAGAGCTATTTTTCAGGCTTTTCCCCTGAATGACGTCGTAGAGAAAGGTGAAGGGTTTAAGCCACTTACTTTGGAAATCAAGCATTCTAATCACTCAAGTCAGAAATTGGATGTTGCTTATGCATTTGATGGATACAACCAGATATCGGAAGCTCACTCCGATGTAAAGTTAGTTGAGCAAGATGAGAAAGAAGTAATTGTCATGAAACTGAAAGAATTGGCTCGTTGCCGTGAGCATCAAGACTTGCCTACATTGCGTAATGTAGAAGATACTGCTGTTATGAATGGTATTCAATTggaacacaaatattttcaaagggAGCAAACAGGTGCGGAGGACAAGAATGAAGATAATCCTCAGTCATCATCTGAGTGTCAGTCCATCATAACTCAG TTGATTCAAGAGGTGCAAGAGCTAAAGGCTTTTAACACAGAACAAACTCAGAAGATTGGCATTTTGGAGCAGAAGCTG ATGGAGGCAGAAATGGAAATTCTGCTTTTGAAAGATCATCGTGTGATGTTGGAACCTGTGTCCAATCCTTCTGACACACTTGGTAATGATACAATCATTGAGGCTATTGATGAGCTCCATATGGATCAATCTGTGTCAAATCCTTCTGAGGAACTTGTTAATGAGACAGTTATTGACTCATTGGATGAGCTCCATTTGGACCCTAATGAGTCAATATATCTGATAGGAGGATATGATGGTGAATCATGGTTGTCATCATTGAATTCATATCATCCTTCTCAGGACATGATAAAATCTCTGAGGCCTATGAGCTCTGTCAGATCATACTCTTCAGCTGCCCAGTTGAATGGTGAACTTTATGTATTTGGTGGGGGAAACGGATATGTATGGTATGACACAG TTGAGTCGTACAACCCAGCTAATGATGAGTGGACTTTGCAACCTCCACTAAATCAGGAAAAGGGTAGTCTAGCTGGTGCTActatagataataaaatatttgccATTGGTGGGGGGAATGGCATGAAAAGCTTTTCAGAAGTTGAAATGCTTGATTTAGACATTGGAAGATGGATATCAACACGGTCAATGCTAGAAAAG cGGTTTGCTCTTGCTGCAGCGGAACTGAATGGTGTGCTTTATGCTACGGGCGGATATGATGGGAATGATTACTTGAA TTCTGCTGAGAGATTTGACCCTAGAGAACATTCTTGGACAAGAATTGCAAGTATGAATACAAAGAGGGGCTCCCATTCCCTGGTTGTTTTCAATGAGAAATT ATATGCTCTGGGTGGATATGATGGAAATACGATGGTTCCAAGTGTTGAAATATTTGATCCACGTCAGGGATCATGGATTTGTGGTGAACCAATGGTAAACCCTAGGGGATATTCTGCTGCTGGTGTTATCAAGGATTCTATCTATGTAATTGGAGGAATTAAAATGTGCGGTACTGTTATTGACACG GTTGAAACTTACAAGGATGGTCAGGGTTGGCAAGAAACCCACACAAAGGCCCTTGGGAAAAGGTGCTTCACTTCAGCCATTGTTTGCAGTCATGATGTGGAAGGTCAAGGAGGCTTCACATAA